Proteins encoded together in one Sceloporus undulatus isolate JIND9_A2432 ecotype Alabama chromosome 4, SceUnd_v1.1, whole genome shotgun sequence window:
- the SRD5A1 gene encoding 3-oxo-5-alpha-steroid 4-dehydrogenase 1: protein MVSVKHTHICACTICYSETLELLSILVVIVPIPYMPKSSVPFHLLQEQQHQVCTRSFIFPFLIRGGKPTPFFTCLLAFIFCTYNGYLQGRSLSNYVEYPSNWLTDPRFILGVIAWISGLAINIHSDHILRNLRKPGETGYKIPRGGMFEYVTGANYFGEVVEWFGFALACCTIQSAAFAISTLLILALRSYKHHEWYHKRFENYPYNRKILIPYLF from the exons ATGGTCTCGGtgaaacacacacatatctgtgCCTGCACAATATGTTATTCAGAAACTCTAGAGCTATTAAGCATTTTGGTGGTTATTGTGCCCATTCCCTACATGCCTAAATCTTCAGTTCCTTTCCATCTGCTGCAGGAGCAGCAGCATCAAGTATgcacaag GTCATTCATCTTTCCTTTCTTAATTCGTGGAGGAAAACCAACACCTTTCTTCACTTGTTTGCTAgcttttatattttgtacatATAATGGGTATTTGCAAGGCCGGAGCTTGAGTAACTATGTGGAATACCCTTCAAACTGGCTGACAGATCCACGTTTCATTTTAG gtgttatagcGTGGATAAGTGGTCTGGCAATTAACATACACTCTGATCACATTTTGAGGAATCTCAGAAAACCAGGAGAGACAGGCTATAAAATACCAAGAG GAGGAATGTTTGAATATGTAACTGGAGCAAACTATTTTGGAGAAGTTGTCGAATGGTTTGGATTTGCTCTTGCCTGCTGTACCATACAAAGTGCTGCTTTTGCCATCAGCACACTTCTGATACTGGCATTACGGTCATATAAGCATCATGA GTGGTACCACAAAAGGTTTGAAAACTACCCGTACAACAGGAAAATACTTATTCCATATCTATTCTGA